From Desulfitibacter sp. BRH_c19, a single genomic window includes:
- a CDS encoding nucleoid-associated protein — MGMANMGKMMKQVQKMQADMKKMQAEMETRTLEATAGGGAVKVIANGKQEILSIVISPEAVDPEDVEMLQDMILAAVNEALQKTQEMMQEEMQKITGGLSIPGVF; from the coding sequence ATGGGTATGGCAAATATGGGTAAAATGATGAAACAGGTTCAAAAGATGCAGGCAGACATGAAGAAAATGCAAGCAGAAATGGAAACAAGAACCCTTGAAGCAACAGCTGGTGGTGGAGCTGTAAAGGTTATTGCAAATGGTAAGCAGGAAATACTGTCAATAGTTATTTCCCCAGAGGCTGTTGATCCTGAAGATGTTGAAATGCTACAGGATATGATTTTAGCTGCTGTTAATGAGGCTTTACAAAAGACTCAGGAAATGATGCAGGAAGAAATGCAAAAGATAACTGGTGGTCTAAGTATTCCAGGTGTGTTTTAG
- a CDS encoding recombination protein RecR: MFDFAKPVTKLIKELNKLPGIGPKTAQRLAFHILDYSEKEVQGLTEAILEAKHSIKLCSKCCNLTDIDPCMTCVDENRDQEIICVVEDARDVAALERTREYKGLYHVLHGVISPMDNVGPEKLRIKELLQRIGNNQVKEIVMATNLTVEGEATAMYIARLINPFGIKVTRIAHGIPVGGDLEYADEVTLARAFEGRRSMTSV; this comes from the coding sequence TTGTTTGATTTCGCAAAGCCGGTAACAAAACTAATTAAAGAACTAAATAAGCTTCCAGGAATTGGTCCAAAAACAGCACAGCGGTTAGCTTTTCACATTTTGGACTATAGTGAAAAGGAAGTCCAAGGTTTGACTGAAGCAATATTGGAAGCCAAACACTCTATCAAGCTGTGCTCTAAATGTTGCAATTTAACAGATATTGACCCATGTATGACATGTGTTGATGAAAATAGAGATCAAGAAATTATTTGTGTAGTTGAAGATGCCAGAGATGTTGCAGCGCTGGAAAGAACCCGAGAGTATAAGGGTTTATATCATGTTTTGCATGGTGTTATTTCACCTATGGATAACGTAGGTCCAGAAAAGTTAAGAATAAAGGAATTATTGCAGAGAATAGGAAACAATCAAGTTAAAGAAATAGTAATGGCTACCAACCTTACTGTTGAAGGAGAAGCAACTGCAATGTATATTGCGCGATTAATAAATCCATTTGGAATAAAAGTAACACGAATAGCTCACGGGATACCAGTAGGAGGGGACCTTGAATATGCAGATGAGGTCACACTTGCAAGAGCTTTCGAAGGAAGAAGAAGTATGACATCAGTATAA
- a CDS encoding lysine 2,3-aminomutase, with protein MIFVKEKDKREQAIERASELEERIKPYLDAKDKITTGFDLQERSQKMKAKILEYFNATEEQWNDWHWQIKNRIGDVDKLVKFVEIDDEQKQVIKQIEKDYRWSISPYYLSILDPNDPACPIWMQAIPSAHELNDPYGKEDPMAEEYTSPAPRITRRYPDRLIINVTNQCAMFCRHCQRRRNIGETDAPAPQSDIQAAIDYIRANPEIRDVLITGGDPLTLSDENLEWIISEIRSIPTVEIIRLGSRTLVTCPQRVTQELCDMLEKYHPIYINTHFNHPKEVTPEALKATRRLAKAGIPLGNQAVLLKGINNDPHVMKKLNHELLKIHVKPYYIFHAKSVKGTTHFVTRVEDGLDIMEQLRGYTSGLAIPWYIINAPEGHGKTPIIPQYLIQHGKDHVLIRNWEGKTYKYPNGYPDKQDS; from the coding sequence GTGATTTTTGTGAAAGAAAAAGACAAGAGGGAGCAAGCTATAGAAAGGGCTAGTGAACTTGAAGAACGCATAAAGCCTTATTTGGATGCCAAAGACAAAATTACTACAGGATTTGACTTACAGGAACGGTCCCAAAAAATGAAAGCAAAAATCTTAGAATATTTCAATGCTACTGAAGAGCAGTGGAATGATTGGCATTGGCAGATAAAGAACAGAATAGGTGATGTTGATAAACTTGTAAAATTTGTTGAAATTGATGATGAGCAAAAGCAAGTTATTAAACAAATAGAAAAAGACTATAGATGGTCAATATCGCCATATTATCTAAGCATATTAGATCCAAACGACCCTGCTTGCCCCATATGGATGCAAGCAATACCTAGTGCTCATGAATTAAATGATCCATATGGGAAAGAAGATCCCATGGCAGAAGAATACACATCTCCAGCTCCACGTATTACCAGGAGATATCCTGATAGACTGATAATTAATGTTACTAATCAATGTGCGATGTTTTGCAGACACTGCCAAAGAAGAAGAAATATTGGAGAGACTGATGCACCTGCTCCACAAAGTGATATTCAAGCTGCTATAGATTACATTAGAGCTAATCCAGAGATAAGGGATGTACTTATTACAGGGGGGGACCCATTAACCTTATCTGATGAAAACCTGGAATGGATCATATCAGAAATTAGAAGTATTCCTACAGTAGAAATAATTCGTCTTGGAAGCAGAACTTTGGTTACATGTCCACAAAGAGTAACTCAGGAATTATGCGATATGCTAGAAAAGTATCACCCGATATATATTAATACCCATTTTAATCACCCTAAAGAGGTTACCCCTGAAGCTTTAAAGGCTACTAGAAGGTTAGCTAAAGCAGGAATTCCCTTAGGAAATCAAGCAGTCTTGTTAAAAGGTATTAATAACGATCCTCATGTTATGAAAAAACTCAACCATGAGTTGCTAAAAATTCATGTTAAACCCTACTATATTTTCCATGCAAAATCAGTTAAAGGTACTACTCATTTTGTAACTCGAGTTGAGGATGGATTGGATATAATGGAGCAACTAAGAGGTTATACTTCAGGGTTGGCAATCCCCTGGTATATCATTAATGCACCTGAAGGTCATGGAAAGACTCCTATAATCCCTCAGTATTTAATACAACACGGCAAGGATCATGTTTTAATAAGAAACTGGGAAGGCAAGACTTATAAATACCCAAATGGCTATCCCGATAAACAGGATTCTTAA